One stretch of Brettanomyces nanus chromosome 4, complete sequence DNA includes these proteins:
- a CDS encoding uncharacterized protein (BUSCO:EOG093448ZQ), translated as MEHSYFFYHYFVNFQKAMVKKVNLNSAVALRNECDEHLSGALSKVGYEQSFSLVDTKLVIGYSCVILAGLMYYVEKKYKNDFNNPDYVMYTELFVVLFFVLEFVWYLFSKFVEKSIKFVGTKGHKTLKVSSHLKSKEDPVYYLEFDLDGTVDEEQVEFTRLFTADGFLDFAVFSKLLVDVVNKIEKDI; from the exons ATGGAGCAT TCCTATTTCTTTTATCACTACTTTGTGAACTTCCAAAAAGCAATGGTTAAGAAGGTCAATTTGAATTCTGCTGTTGCTCTAAGAAATGAGTGCGATGAGCATCTATCGGGTGCTTTGTCGAAGGTTGGCTACGAGCAGTCATTCTCGTTGGTGGATACTAAGCTTGTCATCGGTTACTCTTGTGTGATACTTGCCGGCCTAATGTACTAtgtggagaagaaatacaAGAATGATTTCAATAACCCAGATTACGTCATGTACACAGAGTTATTTGTAGTGTTGTTCTTCGTATTAGAGTTCGTGTGGTATTTGTTCAGTAAGTTTGTGGAGAAATCTATCAAGTTTGTGGGAACTAAGGGACATAAGACCCTCAAAGTGTCGTCGCATCTCAAATCGAAAGAAGATCCAGTCTACTATCTTGAATTCGACCTTGATGGTACAGTGGATGAGGAACAAGTCGAGTTTACTAGGTTATTTACAGCTGACGGATTTTTGGATTTTGCCGTGTTTTCTAAATTATTAGTGGATGTGGTCAATAAGATTGAGAAGGATATATGA
- a CDS encoding uncharacterized protein (EggNog:ENOG41) — MTSSGDLQDLLMCIPSLFSGITRTTHSQLDILDHVKFKKLEGLKDVESVFVLVLQTALMATVPSYSNHDVDLCLQKFGEGIEPSPLLISQEVADASPFPIETIVNDKRFQISIQLLKYKLDDEKGWQSNVECRDDNVISWISSILEPTISASIRHLTKTSAIPETVLFDLLLRKPSNELEYMSLFEIYCKWSEGVNLKDQEKLYYLKQFENFSGETYKNRNLIIPPAFANLFDYALRYKLETLPRLVQSFLDENNTKSPQILDQVSELIWKLCYDHSGKNTSRPSRFYKISQSRIIKVINRLISENENFDINVTTLLGVSNLTFYTDFRKSFTLFKEAKKRFDRWQLESFDIDGFEKIVSTVGGDIFPKSGTWSFEEVRIIRKDYNIKFLCNSILLLAVNSKNRNLVYREFFNVLKNSDAELLCQYPELWNFVLIKLNHHSMLNDVTCKELFELYLQKYDGHIRNHVALDLILNNIDHPKLFFDIIRKLDFREFDDLNLSRCISKLYKMAKIIGESDEGDVSLRSHEDPLTYPLGTDYDSSFYQLIDHYTDVVKPSKSKKKRVCDNYRLEKFDIMGFKTPIDLARYLYDSAKFKSSKLNSSYLLGESIVTPADTYERYMKMDACTKLTPVTISSLFVSVLRLREMSSYSSTKWISPVEERVAKHQIMSKMAKGEEDDNDEIELSSKPIDVALREFDRHVSRSYGDFVNGKVYPDDNLLAVYLKSVSEFRKMSRIYEFLDKMVDIRYPMKLLVFRLYLGIIPEADKQELLNCLNGYHKRFETLRKCRSEYELKMVKKNLEPITARGRFKDFVSKFEFTWDVIRNWEWPGKF, encoded by the coding sequence ATGACTAGTTCGggagatcttcaagatttACTCATGTGCATACCATCCTTATTTAGTGGAATAACTCGGACAACTCATTCTCAGTTAGACATATTAGATCATGTGAAGTTTAAGAAGTTAGAAGGATTGAAGGACGTTGAATCTGTATTTGTTTTGGTATTACAGACAGCTTTAATGGCGACAGTTCCATCTTATAGTAACCATGATGTTGATTTATGTCTCCAAAAATTTGGCGAGGGTATCGAGCCAAGCCCGTTACTGATAAGCCAAGAGGTTGCCGATGCATCGCCCTTCCCAATAGAGACAATAGTGAACGATAAAAGGTTTCAAATTTCCATACAACTACTCAAATACAAGTTGGACGATGAGAAAGGTTGGCAGTCCAACGTAGAATGCAGAGATGACAACGTTATATCATGGATCAGTTCGATCCTTGAACCAACGATATCCGCATCTATTAGGCATTTGACCAAGACGAGTGCCATTCCAGAAACGGTACTCTTCGATCTCTTGCTTAGGAAGCCTTCCAATGAATTAGAATATATGTCTTTGTTTGAGATTTATTGCAAATGGTCGGAAGGAGTTAACTTGAAGGATCAGGAGAAGTTGTACTACCTCAAGCAGTTTGAGAATTTCTCCGGAGAAACTTACAAGAACCGGAATCTTATTATTCCTCCAGCATTTGCCAATCTCTTTGACTACGCTTTGCGTTATAAGCTGGAGACTCTTCCCAGATTGGTACAATCTTTTCTAGACGAGAACAACACCAAGTCACCTCAGATCTTGGACCAAGTTAGTGAGCTTATATGGAAGCTTTGCTATGATCATTCTGGCAAAAATACTTCAAGACCATCCCGATTTTACAAAATATCACAGTCAAGGATTATCAAGGTGATCAATAGACTTATTTCTGAAAATGAGAACTTTGACATCAACGTAACAACCCTTCTTGGCGTGTCAAACTTGACCTTCTATACTGATTTTCGCAAATCATTCACTCTATTTAAGGAAGCTAAGAAACGGTTTGATAGATGGCAGCTTGAAAGTTTTGATATTGATggttttgaaaagattgtTTCCACTGTTGGTGGTGATATCTTCCCTAAGTCTGGCACTTGGAGTTTCGAAGAAGTTCGTATCATCAGAAAGGACTATAACATCAAGTTTCTTTGCaattcaattcttctactAGCCGTGAACTCCAAAAATCGTAATCTGGTCTATAGAGAGTTTTTCAATGTTTTGAAAAATTCTGATGCTGAGCTACTTTGCCAGTACCCTGAACTGTGGAATTTTGTGCTGATCAAGCTGAACCACCATTCCATGTTGAATGACGTTACTTGTAAAGAGCTATTTGAATTGTATCTTCAGAAGTATGATGGCCATATAAGAAACCATGTTGCGCTGGATCTCATTCTCAACAATATTGACCATCCTAAGCTCTTTTTTGATATTATTCGCAAGCTTGACTTTAGAGAATTTGATGACTTGAACTTAAGCCGATGTATATCCAAACTATACAAAATGGCCAAAATCATTGGGGAATCAGATGAGGGAGATGTCTCCTTGCGTTCACACGAGGACCCACTGACGTACCCGCTGGGTACTGATTACGACAGTTCGTTTTATCAGCTAATAGATCATTACACTGACGTCGTCAAACCTTCCAAATcgaagaaaaagagagtGTGTGATAATTATCGATTGGAGAAATTCGATATTATGGGATTCAAAACCCCTATAGACCTTGCTAGATATTTGTATGATAGTGCCAAGTTCAAGTCAAGCAAGTTAAACTCAAGCTATCTTCTGGGAGAATCCATAGTGACTCCAGCCGATACTTATGAAAGATACATGAAGATGGATGCTTGTACTAAGCTCACACCAGTGACAATTTCATCTTTATTTGTTTCTGTGTTGAGATTACGGGAGATGTCATCATACAGTTCCACAAAATGGATATCTCCAGTAGAGGAGAGAGTTGCAAAGCATCAGATAATGAGTAAGATGgcaaaaggagaagaagacgacAATGATGAAATAGAACTATCCTCGAAACCAATAGATGTCGCTCTTAGAGAATTCGATAGGCATGTTTCCAGATCCTATGGTGACTTTGTCAATGGCAAGGTGTACCCTGATGACAACTTGCTTGCAGTTTACTTGAAATCCGTCAGCGAATTCAGAAAAATGAGTAGAATATATGAATTTTTGGATAAAATGGTGGATATTCGATACCCCATGAAGCTTCTGGTTTTTCGGTTGTATTTGGGCATTATTCCAGAGGCAGACAAGCAAGAATTGTTAAATTGCTTGAATGGCTACCATAAACGGTTTGAAACGTTGAGAAAATGTCGCAGCGAGtatgaattgaagatggtTAAGAAGAACCTAGAACCAATTACAGCTCGAGGTCGTTTTAAAGACTTTGTTTCCAAGTTCGAATTCACATGGGATGTGATCAGAAACTGGGAGTGGCCTGGTAAGTTCTAG
- a CDS encoding uncharacterized protein (CAZy:GH125): MEYTDDYDEKDHDKPSGVTTPVGDRIALQMKTHRKKIGICVVFLCFIALVRRIFLSDGNNYVSRLGMQQSSLCPNYSDYSKVPHRPKSTGRLHLPYMRPRRECRTFGSKVVEQVIEDLQARIEDPDLFRLFENAFPNTLDTTVWWYEPSDKKTGTPRAFIATGDIAAEWLRDSAHQLSVYIPLIPYDENLQKLVKGAIVQQALYIRTAAYCNAFQPPKESRIESQPSAIDFVGPRPNWDTVFECKWEIDSLASFLSLTNQYIESSGDTSILTQEAWVSAFKSIIYVLRRQIMSSFDKVSQLEPPYYVFQRDTSSGTETLPLGGRGNPVARDIGLIRSAFRPSDDACIFQFFIPGNAHLAVELVKLSPLMDAVGLDALASKALYFGTKIKKAIMEHAVVESKKYGKVFAYEIDGFGGINMMDDANIPSLLSLPDLGFIKKDDEIYKNTRKMILSEEGNPYYLKGNYFEGIGGPHIGLRSAWPLSLLVQIRTSDDDDEILKLLDTVLTTTGGLGLMHESIHINSPSHAFTRSWFSWCNSEFAKTILDLAERKPKLIFRKDYADKPYKFAGL, translated from the coding sequence ATGGAGTATACTGACGACTATGACGAAAAGGATCATGATAAACCTTCTGGTGTTACAACTCCAGTTGGTGATCGAATTGCGTTACAAATGAAGACTcatagaaaaaaaataggtATTTGCGTGGTATTTTTGTGTTTTATAGCCCTTGTCAGAAGGATCTTTTTGAGTGATGGTAACAATTATGTCTCTAGGTTGGGTATGCAGCAGTCGTCCTTGTGCCCCAACTATTCGGATTACTCGAAGGTTCCCCATAGACCCAAATCCACTGGGAGACTACACCTACCTTACATGCGACCCCGTAGAGAGTGCAGGACATTTGGCAGTAAGGTTGTTGAACAGGTTATCGAGGATCTTCAAGCTCGTATAGAAGATCCTGATCTGTTTAGATTGTTTGAAAATGCTTTTCCAAATACTTTAGATACTACTGTTTGGTGGTACGAGCCTTCTGATAAAAAGACTGGTACTCCTCGGGCATTCATAGCTACGGGTGATATTGCTGCCGAATGGTTGAGGGATTCTGCCCATCAATTGAGTGTATACATACCTTTGATCCCCTACGATgaaaatcttcaaaagcttgTCAAGGGTGCTATTGTACAGCAGGCACTGTATATACGAACTGCTGCTTATTGCAACGCTTTTCAACCTCCAAAGGAGTCACGTATTGAGAGTCAGCCTTCGGCGATTGATTTTGTGGGACCTAGACCGAACTGGGATACTGTTTTCGAGTGCAAATGGGAGATTGATTCTCTAGCGTCATTCTTGTCCCTCACAAATCAATACATTGAGAGTAGTGGAGACACGTCTATTCTTACTCAAGAGGCCTGGGTTTCCGCTTTCAAAAGTATCATATACGTTCTTAGACGACAGATTATGTCTTCATTCGATAAGGTATCTCAGTTAGAGCCTCCTTACTACGTCTTTCAAAGGGACACAAGTTCCGGAACAGAAACTCTACCACTAGGGGGACGTGGTAATCCAGTAGCCCGAGATATAGGATTAATTAGGTCTGCGTTCCGCCCCTCAGATGATGCTtgcatttttcaattctttattCCCGGAAATGCACATCTTGCTGTGGAATTGGTGAAGCTCAGCCCGTTAATGGATGCCGTGGGCCTTGATGCTTTAGCTTCGAAAGCCCTTTATTTTGGTaccaagatcaaaaaaGCTATAATGGAACATGCGGTTGTCGAAAGCAAAAAGTACGGTAAGGTGTTTGCTTACGAAATAGATGGCTTTGGAGGAATAAACATGATGGATGATGCCAATATCCCATCGCTTCTCTCGTTGCCAGATTTGGGATTCATTAAGAAAGACGATGAAATATACAAAAATACCCGAAAGATGATTCTCAGTGAAGAGGGTAATCCTTACTATTTGAAGGGTAACTACTTTGAAGGTATTGGAGGTCCCCATATTGGTCTCCGAAGTGCCTGGCCACTGTCTCTTTTGGTGCAAATTCGTAcatctgatgatgatgatgagatttTAAAGCTACTTGATACTGTACTAACCACAACGGGTGGATTAGGACTTATGCATGAAAGTATTCACATCAATTCGCCAAGTCATGCTTTCACAAGGTCTTGGTTCAGTTGGTGCAATAGTGAATTTGCCAAGACCATTCTTGACTtagcagaaagaaaaccAAAGCtaattttcagaaaggATTATGCCGACAAACCTTACAAGTTTGCCGGCTTATAA
- a CDS encoding uncharacterized protein (BUSCO:EOG09344B8Q) gives MTVEKYVEPLWLVGYGSLLFKRPLHDQEFSQNFTKFSGYLTGFARKFWQSSLDNRGTPQHKGRVVTIIPADDIVKNDELKPDILKYELRNYECTERIINDLQLLSKALTVWGCIYYIPSKYSKQASEYLDFREKDGYITRKVDFNVVLSNEEKKNQHISSIVSKLPRNDLGEPVIKSIVYIGTTENESFVGPENVKDTAKIIQISRGDSGRNIDYLAAMNDSLQNLDPTGQQRSRDPYLEDLVPFFALELGFSIPLKKVYRDGTHWPMLVFGILASILLVAGLVPPYFELAKRKGRVVGINFVFLAMDSSGAIFSMASNCVDKIDIMAMILYILVVIMEAGIFLSQFIWWLRFRVIKREADEADENPNPNGDNNSVGNSSTQGDQTDDLARDSSIAATSMREKRSSANQLTYADDKGVESIV, from the exons ATGACAGTGGAAAAATACGTTGAGCCCCTGTGGCTAGTGGGTTATGGATCTCTCTTATTCAAACGTCCGTTGCATGATCAAGAATTTTCACAGAACTTTACGAAATTCTCAGGGTATCTGACAGGATTTGCTCGGAAATTCTGGCAGAGCAGTTTAGATAACCGAGGCACACCGCAGCACAAGGGACGTGTTGTTACCATCATACCGGCTGATGATATAgtgaagaatgatgaattgaaaCCGGACATTTTAAAATACGAGCTTCGGAACTATGAATGTACCGAGAGGATTATTAATGACTTACAGTTACTCAGCAAAGCCTTGACAGTGTGGGGTTGTATATACTATATTCCTTCAAAGTATTCTAAACAAGCATCTGAATACTTGGATTTTAGAGAGAAGGATGGTTACATTACTCGCAAAGTAGATTTCAATGTGGTTCTTTCAaacgaagaaaaaaagaatcaaCATATTTCATCCATCGTGTCCAAGTTGCCTCGGAATGATCTTGGAGAGCCTGTCATTAAATCTATCGTTTACATAGGCACCACGGAAAACGAGTCATTTGTTGGACCGGAAAATGTGAAGGATACCGCGAAAATTATACAGATCAGCCGGGGAGATTCGGGTCGCAATATCGACTACTTAGCCGCAATGAATGACTCGTTACAGAACCTGGATCCCACTGGCCAACAACGGAGTAGAGATCCAtatttggaagatttg GTACCGTTTTTTG CTCTGGAGTTGGGATTTAGTATTCCCTTGAAAAAAGTTTATAGAGATGGAACTCACTGGCCTATGCTAGTGTTTGGAATCCTTGCCTCCATCCTATTAGTGGCCGGACTTGTTCCTCCATACTTCGAATTGGCCAAGCGGAAAGGCCGCGTGGTAGGAATCAACTTTGTGTTTCTAGCCATGGACTCTTCGGGTGCAATATTTTCTATGGCAAGTAACTGTGTCGACAAAATTGATATCATGGCTATGATCTTGTATATACTTGTGGTGATCATGGAGGCTGGTATATTTCTTTCCCAGTTTATCTGGTGGTTGCGATTCAGAGTGATTAAGAGAGAGGCAGATGAAGCAGACGAAAATCCCAATCCTAATGGTGACAACAATTCTGTTGGCAACTCCTCTACTCAAGGGGATCAAACAGATGATCTGGCGAGAGACTCGAGCATTGCCGCGACCTCGATGAGGGAGAAACGGAGTTCAGCCAATCAGCTAACCTACGCTGACGACAAAGGTGTTGAAAGTATCGTGTAA